In the Candidatus Wallbacteria bacterium genome, one interval contains:
- a CDS encoding Na+/H+ antiporter NhaC family protein translates to MTRKFYLLLFSVVIVLALFLLTRDEIAFAVLGPLLPPLVAIGTALITSRVILSLFAGVWCGVFLKTFALPNPETLTLNIDKYPGFIQSAFRSLFSICDTYLINALTDSEHACILVFTIAIAGMAGVIIRTGGLGITEKLKNLANSRSSCQLYTWMLGLAIFFDDYASSLLVGYIIKPLSDKFRISREKLSFLVDSMSSPVTSICLVTTWLGYQVSLITDSFHETGIELDPYTSFISSTPFAFYPLLTVFFVFLIAVSGRDFGPMYLAEKRAVSTGQLYERTSRPLSADLEEMPSDPGIHSNWLNFALPVLVLLLSTVFGLYLNGYGALPSGAHLLKRSSLQWIISNGSPLIVLIWSSVLASLSSILLALYQNQLPYTEIADAWLKGAKSMASTVLILLLSWSLCEICGELHTSRYLAQYGAIYLLPAIFPFFTFVLACLISFATGTSWGTMAILYPLAIPLAHRISLGEPVYLSVIHGTIGAVIAGSVFGDHASPVSDTTILSSASSGCDLMDHVRTQLPYAFVVAAVSGIIGFLGTGLGISPWILLITGMLTLTGIIFHFGLKTSD, encoded by the coding sequence CTCTCTTTCTGCTCACCCGCGACGAAATCGCCTTTGCAGTTTTAGGCCCCTTGCTCCCACCGCTGGTAGCGATCGGAACTGCCTTGATCACTTCCAGGGTGATCCTTTCTCTTTTCGCAGGCGTATGGTGTGGAGTATTCCTGAAAACTTTCGCACTCCCAAATCCTGAAACACTTACCCTCAACATCGATAAATATCCTGGTTTTATCCAGTCAGCCTTCAGATCACTTTTTTCCATATGCGACACATACCTGATCAATGCACTCACGGATTCTGAACATGCCTGCATCCTGGTTTTCACAATCGCAATTGCCGGGATGGCCGGAGTAATCATCCGCACAGGCGGTCTTGGGATCACTGAAAAATTAAAAAACCTCGCCAATTCCAGATCTTCCTGCCAGCTTTATACCTGGATGCTTGGATTGGCTATATTTTTCGACGACTATGCCAGCTCTCTGCTTGTGGGATACATCATCAAACCCCTTTCGGACAAATTCAGGATCTCCAGGGAAAAGCTCTCCTTTCTCGTAGATTCCATGTCTTCCCCTGTTACTTCGATCTGCCTGGTGACTACCTGGCTCGGATATCAGGTTTCACTGATCACCGATTCTTTCCACGAAACAGGCATCGAGCTTGATCCATATACTTCTTTCATTTCTTCGACCCCGTTTGCATTCTACCCATTGCTGACCGTCTTCTTTGTCTTCCTGATCGCTGTGAGCGGGAGAGATTTCGGTCCGATGTACCTGGCTGAAAAAAGAGCCGTAAGTACAGGACAGCTCTATGAACGTACTTCCCGCCCTCTCTCTGCTGATCTGGAAGAAATGCCATCCGATCCCGGCATCCATTCGAACTGGCTTAACTTTGCGCTGCCGGTTCTGGTGCTGCTGCTCTCAACCGTATTCGGACTGTATCTGAACGGGTACGGTGCCCTTCCTTCAGGAGCCCATCTTTTGAAGCGCAGTTCACTGCAGTGGATCATCAGCAACGGCAGTCCGCTGATCGTTCTGATCTGGTCTTCAGTCCTTGCTTCGCTCAGTTCCATCCTGCTCGCCCTTTATCAGAATCAACTCCCTTATACAGAGATTGCGGACGCCTGGCTCAAGGGTGCCAAATCAATGGCTTCCACAGTTTTAATCCTGCTGCTGTCCTGGTCCCTCTGCGAAATCTGCGGGGAACTTCACACCAGCAGATATCTGGCCCAATATGGTGCAATTTATCTGCTGCCTGCCATTTTCCCGTTCTTCACCTTTGTTCTGGCCTGCCTGATCTCTTTTGCCACAGGCACTTCGTGGGGCACCATGGCGATCCTGTACCCGCTTGCGATCCCGCTTGCCCACAGAATTTCCCTGGGAGAACCTGTCTATCTTTCCGTGATCCACGGCACTATCGGCGCCGTGATCGCCGGATCAGTCTTCGGTGATCACGCTTCCCCGGTTTCAGATACTACGATCCTGTCCTCTGCATCCAGCGGATGCGACCTGATGGATCATGTCAGAACCCAGCTTCCTTATGCATTCGTGGTGGCAGCTGTCTCTGGAATCATCGGATTTCTGGGAACAGGCCTGGGAATTTCTCCCTGGATCCTTCTGATCACAGGCATGTTGACTCTCACAGGCATCATTTTTCATTTCGGCCTGAAAACATCGGATTAA
- a CDS encoding SoxR reducing system RseC family protein encodes MQILAKIIAVTPGSLKVSIIRESEGCGTCGKCGRFRLLPLDEKTEFPLPQPDFACSENETLILQMPEAVFYLALFLAFIVPILILIGSTASACLFLSEILSVGIGLFCTSLYLVFFLKLAEKFYRNAFKIIGKFKPDCPEKENENHPG; translated from the coding sequence ATGCAGATCCTCGCCAAAATCATTGCGGTCACTCCTGGAAGCCTTAAAGTTTCTATAATCCGGGAAAGCGAAGGCTGCGGGACTTGCGGAAAATGCGGGAGATTCCGGTTGCTGCCGCTTGACGAGAAAACCGAATTTCCGTTGCCTCAGCCTGATTTTGCCTGCAGCGAAAACGAGACCCTGATTCTTCAGATGCCTGAGGCTGTTTTCTATCTGGCGCTGTTCCTGGCTTTTATCGTTCCAATCCTGATCCTGATCGGCTCCACGGCATCCGCCTGCCTATTCCTGAGCGAAATCCTTTCAGTTGGCATCGGATTATTCTGCACTTCGCTCTACCTCGTCTTTTTTCTTAAACTGGCTGAAAAATTTTACAGGAATGCTTTCAAGATCATTGGTAAATTCAAGCCTGACTGCCCGGAGAAGGAAAATGAAAACCATCCTGGTTGA
- a CDS encoding type III pantothenate kinase, translating to MKTILVDIGNTCIKGCETDGRHLLRSFSCQTKDVSKSSFFTEFEPELCLVCSVVPEALEKLREIGPKIRILAVGQELKPEIKSAYDLTQLGADRLLNIWTAGKIYTPPLLVVSAGTALTVDYINPDGFHEGGLICSGIRSGLRSLSENTAALFETGLHKPDSLWALNTADALNNGFCNQAIFFIKKIPEQLPGRTKTIITGGDSSLIDIQESVIFPELALQGLLMLLMELSQEHTISV from the coding sequence ATGAAAACCATCCTGGTTGATATTGGAAACACCTGCATCAAGGGCTGCGAAACCGACGGCAGGCATCTGCTGAGAAGTTTTTCCTGCCAAACCAAAGATGTCTCGAAATCCAGCTTTTTCACTGAGTTTGAGCCTGAGCTCTGCCTGGTCTGCTCTGTAGTGCCGGAAGCTCTGGAAAAGCTCAGGGAAATCGGCCCGAAAATCAGGATCCTCGCTGTAGGTCAGGAACTGAAGCCTGAAATCAAAAGCGCTTATGACCTGACCCAACTTGGCGCTGACCGTCTGCTTAACATCTGGACGGCGGGTAAAATATACACGCCTCCACTGCTGGTAGTTTCAGCCGGGACAGCCCTGACAGTTGATTATATCAATCCCGACGGCTTTCACGAGGGTGGGTTGATCTGTTCAGGAATCAGGAGCGGGCTGCGCAGTCTGTCCGAAAACACTGCAGCGCTGTTTGAAACCGGATTGCACAAACCAGATTCGCTCTGGGCTTTGAACACGGCAGACGCATTGAACAACGGTTTCTGCAATCAAGCTATTTTTTTCATTAAAAAAATTCCGGAACAGCTTCCAGGACGAACCAAAACAATCATCACAGGTGGTGATTCCTCTCTGATCGACATCCAGGAGTCAGTGATTTTCCCGGAACTGGCCCTGCAGGGGCTATTGATGCTGTTGATGGAGCTGTCACAAGAACACACGATTTCCGTTTGA
- a CDS encoding tRNA-dihydrouridine synthase, whose amino-acid sequence MNLPFAENTIPLILAPMAGYTDYPFRSICYEFGADYSFTEMVSANAMFHRNRGCLTLYHTDPGEKKRLSVQIFGGSLPQLESTAEFLNDLGTFSGIDLNLGCSVPKVLRSEAGCFLMQFPERLKKIFTSLRPRIKGFFSCKLRLGYTITSKNYLEIAKLAQDCGLNFVTLHSRTRCQGFAGEIDYQALAEMVKNLEIPVIGNGNVRDGTSLGRMLETGVSGVMIGRAAVGNPFIFKKLKLFQNGSEFSPAITDLRAVFQRHGRLILDFYGEKQGVKVMRKTMIAYLKGMPGIREFRGRLASVESESDFNSICDELEGVI is encoded by the coding sequence ATGAACCTGCCGTTTGCTGAAAATACGATTCCCCTGATCCTCGCGCCTATGGCCGGGTATACGGATTACCCGTTCCGCAGCATCTGCTATGAATTCGGAGCAGACTACTCTTTCACGGAAATGGTCTCTGCCAATGCCATGTTCCACAGAAACAGGGGCTGCCTGACGCTTTACCATACTGATCCCGGGGAAAAAAAACGCCTCTCAGTTCAGATTTTCGGCGGCAGTCTGCCTCAGCTTGAATCTACCGCTGAATTTCTGAATGATCTCGGTACATTCAGCGGAATCGACCTCAATCTGGGTTGCTCGGTTCCCAAAGTACTGAGATCCGAAGCAGGCTGCTTCCTGATGCAGTTCCCTGAGCGGCTGAAAAAAATTTTCACTTCCCTGAGGCCAAGAATCAAAGGCTTTTTTTCCTGCAAGCTGCGGCTAGGATATACCATTACGAGTAAAAATTACCTGGAAATCGCCAAACTGGCCCAGGACTGCGGCCTGAACTTTGTCACTCTGCACTCCCGCACCCGCTGCCAGGGTTTTGCCGGAGAAATAGACTATCAGGCTTTAGCAGAAATGGTGAAAAACCTTGAAATCCCGGTGATCGGAAATGGAAATGTCAGGGATGGAACATCTCTCGGCCGCATGCTGGAAACCGGTGTTTCAGGCGTGATGATCGGCAGAGCCGCAGTCGGAAATCCCTTTATCTTCAAGAAGCTGAAACTGTTTCAGAATGGATCTGAATTTTCCCCTGCCATCACGGATCTGCGTGCAGTATTCCAGAGGCACGGCAGGCTGATCCTGGATTTTTACGGCGAAAAGCAGGGCGTGAAAGTGATGAGAAAGACCATGATCGCCTATCTTAAAGGTATGCCTGGGATCAGAGAATTCAGGGGACGCCTGGCTTCAGTGGAGTCTGAATCCGATTTCAACAGTATCTGCGACGAGCTGGAAGGGGTAATCTGA
- a CDS encoding ABC-F family ATP-binding cassette domain-containing protein, with protein sequence MVHINGLKKRYGPKLLFENLDLHIRQRDRIALVGENGSGKTTLMKILCGLEDDDAGTINRAGNIRTGYLPQFLPFSYNPEITLFDEARKAFSLLYEKAAKLTELELLMGEVEYDSLEYEKVTSKYSQLTEEMKHEGYYELDSRVRIVLFGLGFTEQDLEKKCVHFSGGWQMRIMLARILIEKPDLLLLDEPTNHLDIESSNWLLEFIRGYPGAVMLVSHDRYFLDALVKRVAELYNSEMKVYTGNYTQFETAREEYIDSLHRQAEEYEQAKEKAERFIDRFRAKASKASAVQSRIKMVEKMEVVKIPPKRKKIRFRFPKAQNSGLKVLKVQDLAKQFGEKVVFMGAEFEVERGDRVAVLGKNGSGKTTLIKIIAGRLPQDMGEAVQGHNVQLDYYAQEPSEVLNHQRTVIEEMSCNAANEQIPLLRDILGAFLFHDDDIYKKVEVLSGGERSRLALARLLLRKSNLLVLDEPTNHLDIYSKDVLLDALRYFEGTIIFVSHDRYFIDQLANKIVYIQDGEVTSYTGNYEEYLAHRERKRKLAEEEAREKDVKGREKKRRQG encoded by the coding sequence ATGGTGCACATCAATGGTCTGAAAAAGCGCTATGGCCCGAAACTTCTGTTCGAGAACCTTGACCTGCACATCAGGCAGCGCGACAGAATCGCCCTGGTCGGTGAAAACGGGTCAGGCAAGACTACGTTGATGAAAATACTCTGCGGGCTGGAAGATGATGACGCAGGGACCATCAACCGGGCAGGCAATATCCGTACCGGATATCTGCCTCAGTTCCTTCCGTTCAGCTACAATCCGGAAATCACGCTCTTCGACGAGGCGCGCAAAGCCTTCAGCCTGCTTTACGAAAAAGCCGCTAAACTGACTGAACTTGAACTCCTGATGGGCGAAGTGGAATATGATTCCCTTGAATATGAAAAAGTCACCAGCAAATACTCTCAACTGACCGAAGAAATGAAGCACGAGGGTTATTACGAACTGGACTCCAGAGTGAGGATTGTGCTCTTCGGGCTGGGATTCACGGAACAGGATCTGGAAAAGAAATGTGTGCATTTTTCGGGAGGCTGGCAGATGCGGATCATGCTGGCCAGAATCCTGATCGAAAAACCTGATCTTCTGCTCCTGGATGAACCCACCAATCATCTGGACATTGAGTCGTCCAACTGGCTGCTGGAATTCATCCGTGGCTACCCCGGAGCAGTGATGCTGGTGTCACACGACCGCTATTTTCTGGACGCACTGGTCAAGCGGGTAGCAGAGCTCTACAACAGCGAGATGAAGGTCTATACAGGCAATTACACCCAGTTCGAGACGGCGAGGGAGGAATACATTGATTCCCTGCACAGGCAGGCCGAAGAATATGAGCAGGCCAAGGAAAAAGCCGAGCGCTTCATTGACCGTTTCAGAGCCAAGGCTTCCAAAGCATCTGCAGTGCAGTCCCGCATCAAGATGGTGGAAAAGATGGAAGTTGTGAAAATCCCACCCAAGAGAAAGAAAATCCGCTTCCGTTTTCCAAAGGCTCAAAATTCAGGGCTCAAAGTGCTCAAGGTGCAGGATCTGGCCAAGCAGTTCGGCGAAAAGGTCGTATTCATGGGAGCTGAATTCGAGGTGGAACGCGGAGACCGCGTGGCAGTACTAGGCAAAAACGGGTCGGGAAAAACCACCCTGATCAAGATTATTGCCGGCAGGCTGCCGCAGGACATGGGTGAAGCAGTACAAGGCCATAATGTGCAGCTTGACTATTACGCCCAGGAACCGTCTGAAGTGCTGAATCATCAGCGCACTGTGATCGAAGAAATGAGCTGCAACGCAGCCAATGAGCAGATCCCGCTACTGAGGGACATTCTGGGAGCATTTTTATTCCACGACGATGATATCTACAAAAAAGTTGAAGTGCTGTCAGGCGGTGAACGTTCGAGGCTCGCTCTGGCCAGATTGCTTTTACGCAAATCCAATCTGCTGGTTCTGGACGAACCCACCAATCATCTGGACATCTATTCGAAAGACGTGCTGCTGGATGCTTTGCGTTATTTCGAAGGCACAATCATCTTCGTCTCCCATGACCGCTATTTCATAGACCAGCTTGCCAACAAGATCGTTTACATCCAGGACGGAGAAGTAACTTCCTATACAGGCAATTACGAGGAATATCTGGCTCATCGGGAGAGGAAAAGAAAGCTGGCAGAAGAAGAAGCAAGGGAGAAGGACGTAAAAGGCAGGGAAAAAAAACGCAGGCAGGGATGA